One Oligoflexus sp. genomic window, GGAGACTGTAGCGCCTGCTGAAAGTGCAGCGCCCGCAGCGGCGGATGATCCCTTTGCTGAACTCGATGAAGCGTCAGCTCAGGTCGGTGAACGCGCCTGGTACTCGAACTATACCGATCTATTCACGCGTTATCTCTTCCTACAGTGGATCTATAACAGCTTGATCATTTCGATCTCGGCGTCTTTGATCGGGGTGTTCCTGGCGGCGACCGCGGCCTATGCGTTTGCGCGCTTTGATTTCCCGGGGAAGCGTTTTGCGTCCGGCTTTATGTTCATGACGCAGATGATTCCTGGGCCTCTTATGATCATTCCTGTTTACCTCGTGATCAAGAGTCTTAACCTCGGCAATACTTACGCCGGCCTCGTCATCGCGATGTCGGTGACGACTCTGCCTTTCTCGATCATGGTTTTGAAAGGATATTTCGAAACAGTGCCGAAGAGCTTGGAAGAAGCCGCACGCGTGGACGGCTGCACGGCGGCTTCCGCCTTCTTCCGTATCCTCTTGCCTCTCTCGACACCGGCCCTGGCGATCGCATTCCTTTTCGCCTTCACCTATGCCTGGAGTGAATTCCTGCTCGCATCGACCCTGATTGATGACGTGGCCCTGCGTCCTTGGACTCTGGGACTGATGGAATTCAGCGGCAGCTACGATGCCCGCTGGGGTCTTTTCGCGGCTGGTTCGGTGGTGATTGCGCTTCCGAGTATGGCGCTCTTCCTTTACTCCTCCAAGTATGTGGTTTCCGGTCTGACCGTGGGCTCGGTGAAGGGTTAAGGCCTTACATCAAGAACACTACTTACGCGCGGCTTATCCATAAGCAAAAATTATGGATAAGTCTTTTTCATTTCATGAGTTTGTGATTCTTTCATTGTCACATCGACACTGTGCTTCAGATCTCCATCCAGCTGATGAAGCCGCTGCAGGCCGCGGCCGATGCCACCAAGGTGGGCAGCACAGTGATGGATGAAATCACCTTGAAGGTCATGGTCTACCATGAACTCGGCCACTGCCTGCACGATTTTTCAGGCCACACCAGTGGCAAAGGCGCGGCGGTGATGAACGCCTACCTGCAGCCAGCCCGTTACTTCGATCCTGAAGCTTTGCTTATGGATCACTTTCAGATGCTGAAGAAAATGCGGGACAATCCCTCCTTCCGCCCTTAATACAAAGATGAAAGAAGGCACCGCGCGCGAAGCCTTACGGCTTTGCTGCTCAAGGTGCCTTTCTTAATTTTGACTTGCTCCCGGAAACCGTGAACTCCGCTCGCACCCTTTGTTAGAATGCTGCCACTTCAGATCCATAAATTTTCGCGTGACAAAGACGACCTGGATTGTTTTAATTGAGCAAAGTTTAAATGGAATGTTCCTGTCTGATGCGAACCGCAAGCCCAACCGCTGCAGGTTTTTATCCAGGATCTTTGCCGAAGGTCGGTTTCGCACCCCGTAAAAGGAGTCGTTGCGATGGCATCCAAAACGCTTTTGGCGGAGCTTCAAACAGCGCTCGCCAGCTATTTGGACAATCATAAAAATCTGAGCATCCAATCGATCTCGAACAAAACCGGCGTGAGCTATTCCACGATCCGCCGGATTTTGCAGAACGAGGC contains:
- a CDS encoding carbohydrate ABC transporter permease, with the translated sequence MSRIATSSVPKLALVHAILLIACAISTFPIFRVVAISFRNTDTVASSAHQSFPPRGEATAGDYVKFITDAILPKDLIDAIRSPKTEKPAETVAPAESAAPAAADDPFAELDEASAQVGERAWYSNYTDLFTRYLFLQWIYNSLIISISASLIGVFLAATAAYAFARFDFPGKRFASGFMFMTQMIPGPLMIIPVYLVIKSLNLGNTYAGLVIAMSVTTLPFSIMVLKGYFETVPKSLEEAARVDGCTAASAFFRILLPLSTPALAIAFLFAFTYAWSEFLLASTLIDDVALRPWTLGLMEFSGSYDARWGLFAAGSVVIALPSMALFLYSSKYVVSGLTVGSVKG